In Mercenaria mercenaria strain notata chromosome 13, MADL_Memer_1, whole genome shotgun sequence, a single window of DNA contains:
- the LOC123529360 gene encoding uncharacterized protein LOC123529360 — MMNEDNAQVEVQAGLKDGKRNSAATIEHTEVHIDLAKNNNTPVITTGSTDAPGVKYTSTETGQTTVVVQTKPDPADKPKDFVVTSCFVIMLCNFCWGIAGWHFGLKANYAWQLGDEVECRKQAKRAKIFVICGVITGIITWVLALTLFFTLSPLRPGA; from the exons ATGATGAATGAAGATAATGCTCAAGTGGAGGTGCAGGCGGGGTTAAAAGATGGAAAAAGAAACAGCGCAGCTACCATAGAGCATACAGAGGTCCATATTGACCTCGCCAAGAACAACAATACACCTGTTATAACAACAGGCAGTACAGATGCGCCAGGTGTTAAG TACACTAGTACCGAGACTGGACAGACCACGGTTGTCGTACAGACGAAGCCTGATCCTGCTGATAAACCAAAAGACTTTGTTGTGACGTCATGTTTCGTGATAATGCTGTGTAATTTTTGCTGGGGCATTGCTGGATGGCACTTTGGCT TAAAAGCGAACTATGCCTGGCAGTTAGGAGATGAAGTGGAATGTCGGAAACAAGCAAAGAGGGCGAAGATATTTGTGATATGTGGTGTTATAACGGGCATTATTACATGGGTGCTGGcattgactttattttttacGCTTTCACCTTTGAGA